One Campylobacter massiliensis DNA window includes the following coding sequences:
- the rplI gene encoding 50S ribosomal protein L9 has protein sequence MKVLLIKDVKSLGKAGEIKEVKEGYGNNFLIGKGFAKAATPDVLRQYEAEQKRKAEELKYEIANIEKLKSEIEKITLKVKKPLGANGALFGAVTKDEISEALEKNHHLVVDKKAFDFAHTIKATGIYEVDVKLGHAVRATLKLDVEGE, from the coding sequence ATGAAAGTACTACTAATAAAAGACGTAAAATCGCTCGGAAAAGCCGGCGAAATCAAAGAGGTAAAAGAAGGCTACGGAAATAACTTCCTAATCGGCAAAGGCTTTGCTAAGGCCGCGACTCCCGATGTTTTGCGCCAGTACGAAGCCGAGCAAAAACGCAAGGCCGAGGAGTTAAAATACGAGATCGCAAACATAGAAAAGCTAAAATCCGAGATCGAAAAAATCACGCTCAAGGTTAAAAAGCCGCTCGGAGCAAACGGAGCGCTATTTGGCGCGGTAACGAAGGATGAAATTTCAGAAGCGCTAGAAAAAAATCATCATCTAGTCGTAGATAAAAAGGCATTTGACTTCGCGCACACTATAAAAGCGACAGGCATCTACGAAGTGGACGTCAAGCTCGGCCATGCCGTGCGCGCCACGCTAAAACTAGACGTCGAGGGCGAATAA
- a CDS encoding S4 domain-containing protein, translating to MRVDKFLNTVNITKRRAVSEDMCKSGVVSVNGVVAKPAKEVKIGDVITIKFLTREARYEVLAIPETKSIPKSAQALYVKEL from the coding sequence ATGAGAGTAGATAAATTTTTAAATACCGTAAATATCACAAAAAGGCGCGCAGTCAGCGAAGATATGTGCAAAAGTGGCGTCGTGAGCGTAAACGGCGTCGTCGCCAAACCAGCCAAAGAGGTCAAGATCGGCGACGTGATTACGATCAAATTTTTAACGAGAGAGGCGCGCTACGAAGTGCTGGCGATCCCGGAGACCAAAAGCATCCCAAAATCAGCCCAAGCGCTATACGTAAAAGAGCTATGA
- a CDS encoding ATP-binding protein: MSNKYTTLKNIFIDIAQENDYINLDKSIIAYKKILDLLQKPAKLILFYGKPGCGKTFLLKKIVSDLKDRDDILFFPYPFFNESEFVKSLYEGIFKKESQEKIETYEQFIKIYEAKIEDSQEKKQIIVILDESQLYPEILLEKIRIMSDSGLFKFLFATHENVDKDVLSRDYFKSRVWESIEMGSVDTEEMKVYLENKLQNSQFFYIFLKFTEEQFRLLNELSRGNLRMLNKLMFNIFELYEYFDANQPTIIGGDKMVTKILEMAAIKSELIDA; the protein is encoded by the coding sequence ATGAGCAATAAATATACTACTCTTAAAAATATATTTATTGATATTGCACAAGAAAATGACTATATAAATTTAGATAAATCCATTATCGCATATAAAAAGATTTTGGATTTATTGCAAAAACCAGCAAAGTTAATTTTGTTTTATGGTAAGCCTGGTTGCGGAAAAACATTTTTACTAAAAAAAATCGTCAGCGATCTCAAAGATCGCGACGATATTTTATTTTTTCCGTACCCATTTTTTAATGAATCAGAATTTGTAAAATCATTATATGAAGGGATTTTTAAAAAAGAGTCCCAAGAAAAAATCGAAACTTATGAGCAGTTTATAAAAATATATGAGGCTAAAATTGAAGATAGCCAAGAAAAAAAGCAAATAATAGTTATTCTTGACGAATCACAACTTTATCCTGAGATTTTATTAGAAAAAATTCGCATAATGTCCGATAGTGGTCTTTTTAAATTTTTATTTGCCACGCATGAAAACGTCGATAAAGATGTACTATCAAGGGATTATTTTAAATCAAGAGTGTGGGAAAGTATAGAAATGGGCTCTGTTGACACAGAGGAGATGAAAGTTTATCTAGAAAATAAACTTCAGAATAGTCAATTTTTCTATATATTTCTAAAATTTACTGAAGAGCAATTTAGGCTTTTGAATGAATTAAGTCGTGGGAATTTAAGGATGCTAAACAAGCTTATGTTTAATATTTTTGAACTCTACGAATATTTTGATGCAAATCAACCAACCATAATAGGCGGTGACAAAATGGTAACGAAAATTTTAGAGATGGCAGCCATCAAATCGGAGCTTATAGATGCTTGA
- the hslU gene encoding HslU--HslV peptidase ATPase subunit yields the protein MNLTPKEIVKFLDDYVIGQKDAKKIIAIALRNRYRRMKLDKTMQDDIMPKNILMIGSTGVGKTEIARRLSKMMGLPFIKVEASKYTEVGFVGRDVESMVRDLAAASVNLVKAEQREKNREKIDEYVKDKIIKKLLPPLPTGASEEKKADYEKSYEKMMSRLENGDLDDLSIEIEVVQNSFDAGANVPPDMAQMQESFVKIIGLSNKTVKKEMKVKDAKEALKNEASDKILDIESIKTEAVRRAENEGIIFIDEIDKVAVSSGNSGRQDPSKEGVQRDLLPIVEGSTVTTKFGAIKTDHILFIAAGAFHISKPSDLIPELQGRFPLRVELDSLDENALYQILTQPKNSLLKQYEALLKTENVELKFNDEAIRAIAKIAQNANEKMEDIGARRLHTVIERVIEDISFEANEHGGETVEVDKALVEKRLSDVVEDQDLARYIL from the coding sequence ATGAATTTAACCCCAAAAGAGATAGTGAAATTTTTAGACGATTACGTCATCGGGCAAAAGGACGCTAAAAAGATCATCGCCATCGCGCTACGAAACCGCTACCGCAGGATGAAACTGGATAAAACGATGCAAGACGATATCATGCCAAAAAACATCCTAATGATAGGCTCCACGGGCGTGGGCAAAACCGAGATCGCAAGACGCTTGTCAAAGATGATGGGCTTGCCGTTTATAAAAGTAGAAGCTAGCAAATACACCGAAGTGGGCTTCGTCGGACGCGATGTAGAAAGCATGGTGCGCGACCTGGCAGCTGCGTCGGTAAATTTGGTCAAAGCCGAACAGCGCGAGAAAAACCGCGAGAAAATCGACGAATACGTAAAAGATAAGATAATAAAAAAACTCCTGCCGCCTCTGCCGACGGGTGCGAGCGAAGAGAAAAAAGCAGACTACGAAAAAAGCTACGAAAAGATGATGAGTAGGCTAGAAAACGGCGATCTAGATGATCTTAGTATCGAGATAGAGGTCGTGCAAAATAGCTTTGACGCGGGCGCGAACGTACCGCCCGATATGGCGCAAATGCAAGAAAGCTTCGTCAAAATCATCGGCCTAAGTAACAAAACCGTCAAAAAAGAGATGAAGGTAAAAGACGCCAAAGAAGCGCTCAAAAACGAAGCTAGCGATAAAATTTTAGATATAGAGAGCATCAAAACCGAAGCCGTGCGAAGAGCAGAAAACGAGGGCATAATCTTTATCGACGAGATCGATAAGGTCGCGGTGAGCTCAGGAAACTCCGGTAGGCAAGATCCGAGCAAAGAAGGCGTGCAACGCGACTTGCTACCTATCGTGGAGGGTTCGACGGTGACGACCAAATTTGGCGCCATAAAGACCGACCATATCCTTTTTATCGCCGCGGGTGCCTTTCACATCAGCAAGCCAAGCGATCTGATCCCCGAGCTTCAAGGGCGTTTCCCGCTGCGAGTTGAGCTTGATAGCCTAGATGAAAATGCGCTGTATCAAATTTTAACCCAGCCCAAAAATTCTCTACTCAAACAATACGAAGCGCTTTTAAAAACCGAAAACGTTGAGCTTAAATTTAACGATGAAGCTATCAGAGCTATCGCTAAAATAGCCCAAAACGCTAACGAAAAAATGGAAGATATCGGCGCTAGACGCCTACACACCGTGATCGAGCGCGTGATCGAGGATATCAGCTTTGAGGCTAATGAGCACGGCGGCGAGACGGTAGAAGTAGACAAAGCTCTCGTAGAAAAGCGTCTCTCAGACGTCGTCGAGGATCAGGATCTAGCGAGATATATCTTATGA
- a CDS encoding GspE/PulE family protein, with amino-acid sequence MKKIYEVFLTDILKNNLITQTQYINIETALKEKKDFESIFHKEAPNLQNDSIYDTLGELYKRQRITIDDIVENFAVNLKDFLKSVATKFKLEYIDLDNIDIDYKLCEKVQLNQLKTYQALPIKEDEIAVYVAFKNPFDMSGQDRLQAVFNRKLLKPVVADPSKIDKYLSKVELNDSVKGIVAEIRKELSSTTVVGGNANENSSGILKLIEVILRTSIVSRASDIHIEATATNCVVRGRIDGMLAELFIFDKDLFPPLVSRMKLLSNMDIAERRKPQDGRFSAQVAGKEYDFRISTLPILHGESIVLRILDKSKVLISLENLGMHPNTFDKFNKAMKAPYGIILVTGPTGSGKTTTLYAALNDIKSVETKIITVEDPVEYQLNMIQQVHVNEKVGLTFASALRSILRQDPDIIMIGEIRDQETLRIAIQAALTGHLVFSTLHTNDAISAVTRIADMGIEPYLISGALVAIEAQRLVRKLCPNCKQKTVLPSNLQEQFQDFLPQDYQFYKHVGCDQCSQTGYVGREMISEVLPISDKIAAMIANGTTKEEIKKVALEEHFIDMFKDGVIRAARGITTIDEVFRVAKV; translated from the coding sequence GTGAAGAAAATTTATGAAGTATTTTTAACTGACATTTTGAAAAACAACCTAATAACACAAACACAATATATCAATATCGAGACTGCCCTAAAAGAAAAAAAAGATTTTGAATCAATTTTTCACAAGGAAGCGCCAAATTTACAAAATGACTCTATTTATGATACACTAGGCGAACTCTACAAAAGACAACGCATCACGATAGATGATATCGTAGAAAATTTTGCCGTAAATTTAAAAGATTTTTTAAAATCAGTAGCAACCAAATTTAAGCTTGAGTATATTGATCTAGACAACATTGATATAGATTACAAACTTTGCGAAAAAGTCCAGCTAAATCAACTAAAAACATACCAGGCACTACCTATAAAAGAAGATGAGATCGCTGTATATGTAGCTTTTAAAAATCCTTTTGATATGTCTGGGCAAGATAGACTTCAGGCTGTATTTAATAGGAAGCTACTAAAGCCCGTTGTCGCGGATCCCTCAAAGATTGACAAATATCTAAGCAAAGTTGAATTAAACGATAGCGTTAAAGGTATAGTTGCCGAAATCAGAAAAGAACTCTCATCAACGACTGTAGTAGGCGGCAACGCAAATGAAAATAGCTCCGGCATATTAAAATTGATTGAAGTCATTTTACGAACTTCGATAGTAAGTCGCGCAAGCGATATACATATTGAAGCCACAGCCACAAACTGCGTCGTGCGAGGTAGAATCGACGGCATGCTAGCTGAACTTTTTATCTTTGATAAAGATCTTTTTCCGCCTCTAGTATCACGCATGAAGCTACTATCAAATATGGATATAGCTGAACGCAGAAAACCTCAAGACGGGCGCTTTTCTGCTCAAGTAGCTGGCAAGGAGTATGATTTTCGTATTTCTACATTGCCGATACTGCACGGCGAGAGCATAGTTTTACGTATTTTGGATAAATCAAAAGTCCTAATTAGCCTTGAAAATTTAGGTATGCATCCAAACACATTTGATAAATTTAACAAAGCAATGAAGGCTCCTTACGGCATTATATTGGTTACCGGGCCAACCGGCTCCGGTAAAACAACCACTCTTTATGCTGCATTAAACGACATAAAAAGCGTTGAAACAAAAATAATAACAGTTGAAGATCCAGTAGAGTACCAGCTAAATATGATCCAGCAAGTCCACGTAAATGAAAAGGTCGGACTTACTTTTGCTTCAGCCCTTCGCTCTATTTTAAGACAAGACCCGGACATCATAATGATAGGCGAGATCAGAGACCAGGAAACGCTTCGTATAGCCATTCAGGCCGCACTTACTGGGCACTTAGTGTTTTCGACGCTTCACACAAACGATGCAATAAGCGCCGTAACGAGAATCGCCGATATGGGGATCGAGCCGTATTTAATTAGCGGCGCATTGGTGGCGATAGAAGCTCAAAGACTTGTTAGAAAACTATGTCCAAACTGTAAACAAAAAACAGTTTTACCGTCAAATTTGCAAGAGCAGTTTCAAGACTTTTTACCGCAAGACTATCAGTTTTATAAGCATGTCGGCTGTGATCAGTGCTCGCAAACCGGCTATGTAGGACGAGAGATGATAAGTGAAGTTTTGCCGATAAGCGATAAGATCGCGGCAATGATAGCAAACGGAACCACAAAAGAAGAAATAAAAAAAGTGGCACTCGAAGAGCATTTTATAGACATGTTTAAGGATGGCGTTATAAGAGCTGCAAGAGGCATTACAACAATAGATGAAGTATTTAGGGTGGCTAAAGTATGA
- the mshL gene encoding pilus (MSHA type) biogenesis protein MshL produces the protein MSLSKLNRIFTISIITALSLTTANANSCEKRVFNLKINEQVSVQEILTQLSDMCHFSVVTKDQFAKDAIGEPLFGINIKDKTLNEIFSLLLSEKDMSYTFSQDILKISSLQTKTFKIDYITSVREGTAITKASVDSAPIEVGDEQNDNEGSEDITKGGGKLDNVIRTVEKFDFWEKLDTEIKAILNNTTESIVAPDPIINANAGLVTVTGTAAQLRRVSDYIKDVQERLKKQVVIDVSIISVELSNSYAKGIDWSKFSIGFKTGLANGIPLFSEHNNNGSSLTWSNRGNSFNRGFNRELSLLAGFNFNLDGVLNFLETNGKTKVISSPKITTLNNQQALISVGDNINYRVLEESQNNNALNGRTTTTFKQYSVFIGILLNILPEVSDDNKIMLRINPSLSSFKYNEDDSKQTGIREIAPDTIQKKLSTVVQVNSGDTIVLGGLIGQKKGKENSKVPLLGDIPVLGHAFKSTKDDIKTTELVFIITPRIVDVSNATPINQSLKDLGFSRSIYEQ, from the coding sequence ATGTCGTTATCAAAATTAAATAGAATTTTTACCATATCCATTATAACTGCTTTGTCGCTAACTACAGCAAATGCCAATAGTTGCGAAAAAAGGGTTTTTAACCTTAAAATCAATGAACAAGTTTCTGTTCAAGAGATTTTAACGCAACTGTCAGATATGTGTCATTTTAGTGTTGTCACAAAAGATCAATTCGCTAAAGACGCCATAGGTGAACCGCTTTTTGGAATCAATATAAAAGACAAAACGTTAAATGAGATTTTTAGCCTTTTACTATCTGAAAAAGATATGAGCTATACTTTTTCTCAAGATATATTAAAAATTTCGTCTCTCCAGACTAAAACTTTCAAGATTGACTATATAACATCCGTTAGGGAAGGAACGGCTATTACGAAAGCTTCGGTTGATTCAGCTCCTATAGAGGTTGGTGATGAACAAAATGACAATGAAGGTTCCGAAGATATTACGAAGGGTGGCGGCAAACTAGATAACGTAATAAGAACCGTTGAAAAATTTGATTTTTGGGAAAAGCTAGATACTGAAATTAAAGCAATACTAAATAATACAACAGAGAGCATAGTTGCGCCAGATCCAATTATTAATGCGAATGCCGGTCTTGTTACCGTAACGGGTACCGCAGCTCAGCTACGAAGAGTATCAGATTATATTAAAGATGTCCAAGAGAGACTCAAAAAACAAGTCGTTATAGATGTATCCATAATATCAGTTGAATTATCGAATAGCTATGCAAAAGGTATTGACTGGAGCAAATTTAGTATAGGTTTCAAAACAGGACTTGCTAACGGCATACCGCTTTTTTCAGAACACAATAACAATGGCAGTAGCCTGACTTGGTCAAACAGAGGAAATAGTTTTAATAGAGGGTTCAATAGGGAACTAAGCCTTTTGGCTGGGTTTAATTTTAACCTTGATGGTGTATTAAATTTCCTTGAAACAAATGGCAAGACAAAAGTTATTTCTAGTCCAAAAATTACAACCCTAAATAATCAACAAGCCCTTATTTCAGTTGGAGACAATATAAACTACCGCGTATTAGAAGAAAGTCAAAACAATAATGCCTTAAATGGCAGAACAACTACCACTTTCAAACAATATTCTGTTTTTATAGGCATTCTTCTTAATATACTTCCTGAAGTTTCAGACGACAATAAGATTATGCTTAGAATAAACCCTTCACTAAGTAGCTTTAAATACAATGAAGACGACAGTAAGCAAACTGGAATAAGAGAGATCGCGCCAGATACCATTCAGAAAAAACTTTCAACAGTAGTTCAAGTAAACAGTGGCGACACAATAGTTTTGGGTGGCTTAATTGGTCAAAAAAAGGGCAAAGAAAATTCTAAAGTTCCTTTACTTGGCGATATTCCTGTCCTTGGACATGCGTTTAAAAGCACAAAGGACGATATAAAAACAACAGAGCTTGTGTTCATAATAACACCAAGAATAGTAGATGTGTCAAATGCCACCCCAATCAATCAGTCTCTTAAAGATTTGGGTTTCTCGAGGTCAATATATGAGCAATAA
- the hslV gene encoding ATP-dependent protease subunit HslV — protein MFHATTILAYKGKNKSVIGGDGQVSFGNTVLKGNAVKIRKIHSGKVLAGFAGSTADAFNLFDMFENNLEHAKGDLLKAVIEFSKEWRKDKYLRKLEAMMLVLDREKIFLLSGTGDVVEPEDGKIAAIGSGGNYALSAARALDKFAQIDEEELVKESLKIAGEICIYTNTNIKTYVLE, from the coding sequence GTGTTTCACGCGACTACTATTTTAGCCTATAAAGGCAAGAACAAATCGGTCATCGGCGGCGACGGACAAGTGAGCTTTGGCAACACGGTGCTAAAAGGCAACGCGGTAAAAATCCGCAAAATACACAGCGGCAAGGTCCTAGCGGGCTTTGCCGGCAGCACCGCGGATGCGTTTAATCTCTTTGATATGTTTGAAAACAACCTCGAGCACGCCAAAGGCGACCTGCTAAAAGCGGTGATCGAGTTTAGCAAAGAGTGGCGCAAGGATAAATATCTGCGCAAGCTAGAAGCTATGATGCTAGTGCTTGACCGCGAGAAAATTTTCCTTTTAAGCGGAACTGGCGATGTCGTAGAACCCGAAGACGGCAAGATAGCCGCCATCGGAAGCGGCGGCAACTACGCCCTATCCGCAGCCAGAGCTCTGGATAAATTTGCTCAGATCGACGAGGAGGAGCTCGTAAAAGAGAGCCTAAAGATCGCGGGCGAAATTTGCATTTACACGAACACGAACATAAAAACCTACGTTTTAGAATAG
- the pilO gene encoding type 4a pilus biogenesis protein PilO, with protein sequence MKKDNTLVKIDNYFDGKKPSEVTLMLIMALVLSGVIAYYAVIQYAEDYYDNSMLTNSQTTDELNKVNAYLDSVSQNNDRNNDRNFKINQKQNELKQRQNELADAKNMNQYFDNKLRELSYLIFNEQSWADFLDSLALLANKNNVKITKIVNTFKEPNAQKIEQILDINVSVDGNYKDIIGYINAIEESKLVVDVNGIDINSTDGKLKGNMGIYIWGMKYQ encoded by the coding sequence ATGAAAAAAGATAATACACTTGTAAAAATCGATAACTATTTCGACGGGAAAAAGCCAAGCGAAGTTACTTTGATGTTAATTATGGCGCTTGTGTTGTCTGGCGTTATTGCATATTATGCTGTTATACAATACGCAGAGGACTATTATGACAATTCAATGTTAACCAATAGTCAAACGACAGATGAGTTAAATAAAGTAAATGCTTATCTAGATAGCGTAAGTCAAAATAATGACAGAAACAATGATAGAAATTTTAAAATAAATCAAAAGCAAAATGAGCTAAAACAAAGGCAAAATGAACTCGCTGATGCCAAAAATATGAATCAATATTTTGATAATAAGCTTCGAGAATTATCATATCTAATTTTTAATGAACAAAGCTGGGCTGATTTCTTAGATAGTTTAGCTCTTTTGGCAAATAAAAATAATGTAAAAATAACAAAAATTGTAAATACCTTTAAAGAGCCTAATGCACAAAAAATAGAGCAAATACTTGACATTAACGTTTCAGTCGATGGTAATTATAAAGATATCATAGGCTACATCAATGCCATTGAAGAATCAAAACTAGTAGTAGACGTCAATGGAATAGATATAAATTCTACTGATGGCAAATTAAAAGGAAATATGGGAATTTATATATGGGGGATGAAATATCAATGA
- a CDS encoding argininosuccinate synthase codes for MKKDVKKVVLAYSGGLDTSIILKWLQDEYKCEVVTFTADIGQGEELEPARQKALELGIKPENIFIEDLKEEFARDFVFPMFRANAVYEGEYLLGTSIARPLIAKKQAEIAAKVGADGVSHGATGKGNDQVRFELGYYALGDNLTIIAPWREWDLNSREKLLKYAEKNGIKIEKKPGKSPYSMDANLLHISYEGLVLENPAHAPEADMWRWTVSPKDAPNESEIIEIGYEKGDPVSINGKKMSPAALLAELNRLGAKHGIGRLDLVENRSVGMKSRGCYETPGGTIMLKAHRAIESITLDRGAAHLKDELMPRYAELIYNGYWWSPERIMLQALIDKSQENVNGTVKVELYKGNVIVLGRDSKTDNLFSEAFCTFEEDSVFDQKDANGFIKLNALRFIIGRKNGRKFN; via the coding sequence ATGAAAAAAGACGTGAAAAAAGTCGTTCTCGCCTATTCGGGCGGACTTGATACGAGCATTATTTTAAAATGGCTGCAAGACGAGTATAAATGCGAAGTGGTGACCTTTACCGCCGATATCGGCCAGGGCGAGGAGCTAGAACCCGCACGCCAAAAAGCGCTGGAGCTCGGTATAAAACCCGAAAATATATTTATAGAGGATTTAAAAGAAGAATTTGCGCGGGATTTCGTATTTCCGATGTTTAGAGCAAACGCCGTTTACGAGGGCGAGTATCTACTAGGCACCTCGATAGCTCGCCCGCTAATAGCTAAAAAGCAAGCCGAAATCGCCGCCAAAGTAGGCGCCGACGGCGTGAGCCACGGAGCGACCGGCAAAGGCAACGACCAAGTGCGCTTCGAGCTAGGCTACTACGCGCTGGGAGATAACCTAACCATCATCGCTCCTTGGCGCGAGTGGGATCTAAACAGCCGCGAAAAGCTACTAAAATACGCCGAAAAAAACGGTATCAAAATAGAAAAGAAACCGGGCAAAAGCCCCTACTCTATGGACGCAAATTTGCTCCATATCAGCTACGAGGGCTTAGTACTTGAAAACCCTGCTCACGCTCCGGAAGCCGATATGTGGCGCTGGACGGTAAGCCCAAAAGACGCGCCAAACGAAAGCGAGATAATAGAAATCGGCTACGAAAAAGGCGATCCCGTTAGCATAAACGGTAAAAAAATGAGTCCAGCAGCGCTACTAGCCGAGCTGAACCGCCTAGGCGCAAAACACGGTATCGGTAGACTAGACCTCGTAGAAAACCGCTCAGTCGGCATGAAAAGCCGCGGCTGCTACGAAACTCCGGGCGGTACGATAATGCTAAAAGCTCACCGCGCGATCGAGAGCATCACGCTAGACCGCGGCGCGGCACACCTAAAAGACGAGCTAATGCCTCGCTACGCAGAGCTCATCTATAACGGCTACTGGTGGTCGCCTGAGCGTATCATGCTGCAAGCGCTCATCGACAAGAGCCAAGAGAACGTAAACGGCACGGTCAAAGTCGAGCTCTACAAAGGCAACGTCATCGTGCTAGGACGCGACAGCAAGACGGACAATCTCTTTAGCGAAGCGTTTTGCACGTTTGAAGAGGACAGCGTGTTTGATCAAAAAGACGCGAACGGATTTATCAAACTAAATGCGCTAAGATTTATCATCGGACGCAAAAACGGACGCAAATTTAACTAA
- a CDS encoding transformation system protein: protein MLETYEILELERRWRAYDKKRKEFKFSDKKNYIYAISAVLAISVSVSSLTFYLLKDSLVNNVSSTTISKDIKESNKDTIRQSENIEPEQKIDPSNNTLLNSDNFGGTENISNSQNNSIANEDASDGINTEIQQHGWVNANDIPQDIQPAPVDNMRKSIGGRQVAVKTPTEEMINFDSEKPIVAKGMSSSQNLNKFQIQSSGSDVSVDELTAKFEKSNSSDIAVLIARRYYDIKDYKNSEKWALIANELDSNNEESWIIFAKSKYNLKQKDDAISVLKIYNDKANSANIEDLMRQIEDDTAL from the coding sequence ATGCTTGAAACATATGAGATATTGGAGCTAGAAAGGCGATGGAGAGCCTACGACAAAAAGAGAAAAGAGTTTAAGTTTTCAGATAAAAAGAACTACATATACGCCATTTCAGCTGTTTTGGCTATATCAGTTTCCGTATCTTCGCTTACTTTTTACTTACTAAAGGACTCGTTAGTAAATAATGTTAGCAGCACAACAATTAGTAAAGATATCAAGGAAAGCAATAAAGATACTATAAGACAGTCTGAAAATATTGAACCTGAGCAAAAAATCGATCCGAGCAATAATACTTTGTTAAATTCTGATAATTTTGGCGGAACCGAAAATATATCAAATTCTCAAAACAACAGTATCGCAAACGAAGATGCCTCAGACGGTATTAATACTGAAATTCAGCAGCACGGTTGGGTAAACGCAAACGATATACCGCAAGATATACAGCCGGCACCGGTAGACAATATGCGTAAAAGCATTGGCGGCAGACAAGTCGCAGTAAAAACACCAACAGAAGAAATGATAAATTTTGATTCTGAAAAGCCTATTGTCGCAAAAGGCATGAGCAGTTCTCAAAATCTAAATAAATTCCAAATTCAATCTTCCGGCTCAGATGTTTCAGTTGATGAACTAACGGCTAAATTTGAAAAGTCAAATAGTTCTGATATTGCAGTGCTGATTGCAAGAAGATACTATGACATTAAAGACTATAAAAATAGCGAAAAATGGGCGCTAATAGCAAATGAGCTTGATAGCAACAATGAAGAGAGCTGGATAATATTTGCAAAGTCAAAATATAATCTAAAACAAAAAGATGATGCAATAAGCGTTCTTAAAATATACAACGATAAAGCAAATTCTGCAAATATTGAAGACCTTATGAGACAAATAGAGGACGATACTGCTTTATAA
- the era gene encoding GTPase Era, which yields MKSGFVSIIGRTNAGKSSLLNFLLDAKITIVSHKQNATRRKISGIVMNGEDQVVFTDTPGLHESNKTLNKLMINEAIKSMSDCDAIVFLAPIHDDIDDYVKFLNLNPQKPHILVLTKVDEVSNAKVLEKIAQYQKFQDKFTALLPFSVKKQTYKKPLLDEICKLLPEHEYFYDPEFLTPTNEKEIFREFILEALYDNLSDEIPYSTDVLIDKVKEKPEITEIYATIITEREIHKSMIIGKNGQTIKRIGINSRKLISNFTGQKILVKLVVVVKKDWRKDEKTIKSLNIL from the coding sequence ATGAAATCGGGCTTTGTCAGCATCATAGGCCGTACGAATGCAGGCAAAAGCTCGCTTTTAAATTTTTTGCTTGATGCGAAGATCACCATCGTCTCGCACAAGCAAAATGCCACGAGGCGCAAGATCAGCGGTATCGTGATGAACGGCGAAGATCAGGTCGTTTTTACCGATACGCCGGGACTTCACGAGAGCAACAAGACGCTAAACAAACTCATGATAAACGAAGCGATAAAATCGATGAGCGACTGCGATGCGATCGTATTTTTGGCGCCTATTCACGACGACATAGACGACTACGTCAAATTTCTAAATTTAAATCCGCAAAAACCTCATATCCTGGTACTCACCAAAGTTGACGAAGTCTCAAACGCTAAAGTGCTTGAAAAAATAGCACAGTACCAAAAATTTCAAGACAAATTTACCGCGCTTTTGCCTTTTAGCGTCAAAAAGCAAACTTACAAAAAGCCGCTTTTAGATGAAATTTGCAAGCTTTTGCCCGAGCACGAGTATTTTTACGATCCGGAATTTTTAACGCCGACAAATGAAAAGGAAATTTTTCGTGAATTTATCCTTGAGGCGCTCTATGACAATCTAAGCGACGAGATCCCCTACTCTACCGACGTGCTCATAGATAAGGTCAAAGAAAAACCGGAAATAACTGAAATTTATGCCACCATAATCACCGAGCGCGAGATACACAAATCTATGATTATCGGAAAAAACGGACAAACCATCAAAAGAATCGGGATAAATTCAAGAAAGTTAATATCAAATTTTACAGGACAAAAAATCCTCGTAAAGCTCGTTGTAGTCGTTAAAAAAGACTGGCGTAAAGACGAAAAAACTATAAAAAGCTTGAATATTTTATAA